The Actinomycetota bacterium genomic sequence GCCGGGGCCGCCGAGGCCGCCCGCGACACCCTCGGCGGGGCCATGGTCGCGGCCGGGCAGCTCCCGGGGGCGCTCGGCACGGCCCTCCTGGACGCGGCCCGCCAGGCGTTCGCCCAGGGGCTCGTGACCACCTCCGCCATCAGCGCGGTCCTGACCCTCGGGCTGGCCGCCCTGGCCGCCGTCCTGCTCGGGCGACGCTAGGCCTCCGCCGAACGGCGCCAGGCGGCCCGCCCCAGCTGGGCGAACGACCCGAGGAAGCGGCCGGTGAGGTCGGCGGCGCCGTGGTCGGTGAGGACGGCGGCGACGGTGCGGGCGTCGAGGCGGCGGGTGCAGGTGGCGACCTCGAGGGGGACGTCGTCGCGGATGGCCATCAGCTCGCGGTTGAGCTCGTAGGTGGCCCGCTGGGTGACCAGGGCCTCGGCGACCCAGGCGCCGAGCAGCCGGGCCACCCCGGCCGGGTCGTCGAGGGCCGCCTCGACGGTGCCGTAGGCGTCCAGCAGCCGGGCGGCGGTGACGGCGCCGATGCCCTTGACCCCGGGGAGGCAGTCGCTGGCGTCGCCCCGCAGGGCCGCCAACGCCGGGTAGGCGGCCGGGCCGACGCCGTAGCGGGCCCGCAGCCAGCTCGGCGAGACCTGCTCCATGCGCCCGCCCGTGACCAGGTAGAAGACCTGGACGGTGGGGGCGACGAGCGCGAACGCGTCCTGGTCGCCGGTGGCCAGGGCGGCCGCCACTCCGCGCCGCCGGGCCAGGGCGGCGGCCGAGCCGAGCACGTCGTCGGCCTCCAGCCCCGCCGGGACGACCACGCAGATGCCGAGCTCCGACAGCAGCCCGGGCAGCTCGCCGAGCAGGTCGACCAGGGCGTCGTCCTTGGGCGGGCGGGCCGACTTGTAGCCGGGATGGCGGTCGCGCCGCAGCGAGCGGATCGGGTCGTCGAAGCCGACCACGCAGGCGCTGGGACGGGTCGCCGCCCCGATGCGGGCCAGCATGGCCAGGACCCGCTGGCGCGCCTCCCCCGGCGGCCCCTCGGCCCCGCCGACGGCGTGGAAGGCCCGGTGGGCCAGCCCGTTGCCGTCGACGGCCAGCAGCACCGGGACCGGCCGCCGCGGCCCGCGGCCCTGGCGCCGCCGCCCCTCGGGACCCTGACGCGGCCGCGCCTCCCGGACGGCCGCCCCCTCGGCCGCCGGCTCGTCGAGCACGAACAGCTGCGGGGTGTCGGCGGGTATGGGAGGCATGCGACCACGATCACCCTCGAACGCCAGGCGCGCAAGGTGCCGTCTTGTCGCAGGAAGGTTGAGACTCGGCCGCGCCTGCAGAGGTCCTTGGTAGATTGTGGCGATGATTGGCAGCGTCAAGGTGGAGCCGGGCCGGCGGCGCCGGCGGCGGCGGGAGGACTCCGAGCAGGAGATCCTGGAGGCGGCCGAGCGGCTGCTGCGCGAGCGGCCGTTCCGCGAGCTGACCGTCGACGACCTGATGGCCGCCACCAGCCAGTCCCGCACCGCCTTCTACCGCCACTTCACCGACCGCCAGGACCTGCTCGTCCATCTCATCCGCGACCTCAACGAGGAGCTGTGGGAGATGAGCGCCGGCTGGCTCCGGGGCCGCGGCGACCCGCTGGCCGAGGGCCGCGAGTCGCTGGAGCGCCTGGCCGACGTGTACGCCGCCCACGGTCCCCTGCTGCGGGCCATCGCCGAGGCGGCCAGCCACGACGCCGACGTCGAGGCCGTCTACCGCGGCCTGGTCCAGGGGTTCGTGGACGCCACCGCGGCCCGCATCCGCCGCGACGTCGCCGCCGGTCGGACCAGCCTGGCCCATCCCGACCACGTGGCCGCCGCCCTGGTCTGGATGACCGAGCGCCACCTGGCCGCCACCTTCGGCCGGGTCGGGGCGACCGACGCCGACCGCTCGGCCGCGCTGGAGACGCTGTTCACCATCTGGATGCGGACGCTGTACAGCCCGGATCCCCAAACGTAGGCTCGCCGCATGCGGGCGGTCACGATCTCCGACGGGCGGCTGGTGGTGGCCGAGCGCCCCGACCCGGAGCCGGGCCGGGGCGAGCTGCTGGTCCGGGTCGCGGCCGCCGGGCTCAACGGCGCCGACCTGCAGCAGGCCAGGGGCCGCTACCCGGCCCCGCCGGGCAGCCCGGCCGACATCCCCGGGTTGGAGCTGGCCGGCGAGGTTGCCGCGATCGGGCCCGACGTCTTCCGCTTCATCGCCGGCGACCGGGTGATGGCGGTGGTCGGCGGGGGCGGCCAGGCCGAGCTGGCCGTGATCCACGAGCGGGTGGCCATCCCCGTCCCCGACGGGCTCGGCTGGCCCGAGGCCGGCGGCTTCCCCGAGGTCGTCACCACCGCCCACGACGCCCTCTTCACCCAGTGCGGCCTCGGCCTCGGCGACCGGCTGCTGGTCCACGGCGCCGCCGGCGGGGTCGGCACGGCCGCCGTCCAGCTGGCCGCGGCCGCCGGGGCCGAGGTGGTGGCCAGCGTCCGCAACCCCGGCCACCACCAGGCCGTGGCCGACCTCGGCGCCGCCGTGGTCGCCGAGCCCGCCCAGGCGTTCGGCCACGGCCCCTTCGACGTCATCCTGGAGCTGGTCGGCGCCCCCAACGTCCCCGGCGACGTGGACGCGCTGGCCACCGGCGGCCGCCTCATGGTCATCGGGTTCGGCGCCGGCGCCACCGCCGAGATCGACCTGCGCAAGCTGTGGGCCCGCCAGGCCCGCGTGCTCGCCTCCAACCTGCGCTTGCGCCCGCTGGAGCTGAAGGCCGACGCCGCTCGCCGGGTCGAGCACCAGACCCTGCCGCTGGTCGCCGGCGGCCGGCTGCGCATCCCGGTGGCCGCCACCTTCCCCCTGGACGCCGCCCAGGAGGCCTACGACCGCTTCGCCGCCGGCGGCAAGCTGGGCAAGCTGGTCCTGGTCACCTGAGTCAGCCGGGAGGGAGCGTTCGGTGGACGACCTGGAGGACCGGGCCGACGTCGCCTGGTGGCGGGGCGACGTCGACGAGGCGTCGGCCCTGCTCGAGCGGGCCTACCGCAACCACCTGGACGACGGCCGTCCCCGGCCGGCGGCCATGGCCGCCATCAGGAGCGCCGTCAACGCCTTCCTGCGCGGCGACGGCGTGGTCGGGTCGGGCTGGCTGGGCCGGGCCCAGCGGCTGCTCCGCGACGAGCCGGAGCAGGTGGAGCACGGCTATCTCCTCTACTTCGAGCTGGAGGGCACCCTCGCCGGCGGCGACCAGGCCGCGGTCGTGGCCACGGCCGGGCGGGTCCGCGACATCGGCCGCCGCCACGCCGACCCCAACCTGGTCGCCGCCGGCGACCTGTTCGAGGGTCGGGCGCTGGTCAGACAGGGCCGGGTGGCCGAGGGCATGGCCCTGCTCGACGAGGCCATGCTGGCCGTGCTCTCGGGCGAGCTGCGCCCGGAGTACGCCGGCAACGTCTACTGCCACCTGATGGCCGCCTTCCACGAGCTGGCCGACGTCCGCCGGGCGGCCGAGTGGACGGAGGCGACCAGCCGCTGGCTCGCCGGCCTGCCGGCGGCCGTGCTGTTCACCGGCATCTGCCGGGTCCACCGCTCCCAGGTCATGGCCCGCCGGGGCGCCTGGGCCCAGGCCGAGCAGGAGGCGGCCCTGGTCTGCCTTGAGCTGGCCGACCTGCATGTCGCCGGCGCGGCCGAGGGCCACTACCAGCTCGGGGAGCTCCACCGGCTCCGGGGCGATCTGGCCGGGGCGGAGGCGGCCTACCGTCGCGCCCACGGGCTCGGCCGCGACCCCCAGCCCGGCCTGGCCCTGCTGCGGCTCGCCCAGGGCCGGGCCTCGACGGCGGCGGCGTCGATCCGGGCCGCCCTGACCGCCGTCACCTCCGACCGGCTGGCCCGGGCCCAGCTCTGCGCCGCCCAGGTCGAGATCGCCCTGGCCGCCGGCGATGCCGGCACGGCCGCGCGGGCCTGCGACGAGCTGACCAGGACCGCCTCCACCTACGGCAGCTCGGGCCTGGAGGCGGCGGCGCTGCAGGCCAGGGGCGCCCTGCTGCTGGCCGAGGGGCGGGCCGAGGCGGCCCTGCCGACCCTGCGGGCGGCCTGCAGGCGCTGGCGGGAGCTGGACGCCCCCTACGACGCCGCCCGGGTCCGGCTGCTGCTCGTCGTGGCCTACCGGGCGCTGGACGACGGCGACGCGGCCGCCCGGGAGCTGGACGCCGCCGCGGCCGTCTTCGACCAGCTGGGGGCGACCCTGGACGCCGCCCGGGTGGCGGCCCTGCGCGGGCGGCCGGCGCTGCCGGGTGGCCTGTCGGCGCGCGAGGCGGAGGTCCTGGCCCTGGTCGCCGCCGGCCGGACCAACCGGGAGATCGCCGCGACGCTGGTGCTCAGCCCCAAGACCGTGGCCAGGCACCTGTCGAACATCTTCGCCAAGCTCGGCGTGAGCTCGCGGACCCAGGCGGCCGCCTTCGCCTACGAGCACGGCCTGGCGACCCCGGAACGTGGGTGAAACGACCCATCGGCCGGTCCGGGATTGCACACCCCGCCCGATGCCCCCGGCCGGCGCGCCTCGGTACGGTTCGGCCAGGAGCCGTTCGAGCGCGGAGGGACCACGATGACGGAGCTGACGCTGGACAAGGCCCGGGTCGAGGCCTTTGCCGGACGCCTGTTCGAGCTGTACACAGGCAGGCTGCTGACCTTCCTGGTCGACATCGGGCACCGGACCGGGCTGTTCACCGCCGCCGCGGCCGGCCCCGCGACCAGCGCCGAGCTGGCCGCCCGGGCCGACCTCCAGGAGCGCTACGTGCGGGAGTGGCTGGGCGCCATGGTGACCGGCGGGATCGTCGAGTACGACCCGGCCGGCGGGACCTTCCGCCTGCCGGCCGAGCACGCCGCCTGCCTCACCGGGCCGGGCTCGGCCAACCTGGCCCCGTTCAGCCGGCTCGACACCCACCTGGCCAAGCACGTCGACGCGGTCGCGCGGGCCTTCCGCGAGGGCGGCGGCGTGCCCTACGCCGAGTTCCGGCCCGAGTTCACCGACGTGATGGACGGGCTGGGGCGCGGCGCCTTCGACGAGCTGCTGGTCGACGCCTACGTGCCGCTGGTCCCGGGGCTGGGCGAGCGGCTGGCCGCCGGGGCCCGGGTGGCCGACGTCGGCTGCGGCACCGGCCACGCGATCGTGCTGCTGGCCGGCGCCTTCCCGGCCTCGACCTTCGTCGGCTACGACCTGGCCACCGACGCCATCGCCCGGGCCCGGTCCGAGGCGGCCGGCCTGGCCAACGCCCGCTTCGAGGTCCGCGACGCCGCCCACCTGGCCGCCGAGGAGCCGTTCGACGTCGTGTTCGTGTTCGACGCCGTCCACGACCAGGTGGCCCCGGCCGCCGTCCTGGACCGGATCTGCGCCGCCCTGGCC encodes the following:
- a CDS encoding class I SAM-dependent methyltransferase; the protein is MTELTLDKARVEAFAGRLFELYTGRLLTFLVDIGHRTGLFTAAAAGPATSAELAARADLQERYVREWLGAMVTGGIVEYDPAGGTFRLPAEHAACLTGPGSANLAPFSRLDTHLAKHVDAVARAFREGGGVPYAEFRPEFTDVMDGLGRGAFDELLVDAYVPLVPGLGERLAAGARVADVGCGTGHAIVLLAGAFPASTFVGYDLATDAIARARSEAAGLANARFEVRDAAHLAAEEPFDVVFVFDAVHDQVAPAAVLDRICAALAPGGTFVMVEPRVSSRLEGNLANPLAPMLYAVSTLHCMTVSLAGGGAGLGAAWGEELARAMLADAGFAEVAVHEAPGDPLNAVFVASKA
- a CDS encoding 5'-3' exonuclease H3TH domain-containing protein, yielding MPPIPADTPQLFVLDEPAAEGAAVREARPRQGPEGRRRQGRGPRRPVPVLLAVDGNGLAHRAFHAVGGAEGPPGEARQRVLAMLARIGAATRPSACVVGFDDPIRSLRRDRHPGYKSARPPKDDALVDLLGELPGLLSELGICVVVPAGLEADDVLGSAAALARRRGVAAALATGDQDAFALVAPTVQVFYLVTGGRMEQVSPSWLRARYGVGPAAYPALAALRGDASDCLPGVKGIGAVTAARLLDAYGTVEAALDDPAGVARLLGAWVAEALVTQRATYELNRELMAIRDDVPLEVATCTRRLDARTVAAVLTDHGAADLTGRFLGSFAQLGRAAWRRSAEA
- a CDS encoding TetR/AcrR family transcriptional regulator, which encodes MIGSVKVEPGRRRRRRREDSEQEILEAAERLLRERPFRELTVDDLMAATSQSRTAFYRHFTDRQDLLVHLIRDLNEELWEMSAGWLRGRGDPLAEGRESLERLADVYAAHGPLLRAIAEAASHDADVEAVYRGLVQGFVDATAARIRRDVAAGRTSLAHPDHVAAALVWMTERHLAATFGRVGATDADRSAALETLFTIWMRTLYSPDPQT
- a CDS encoding LuxR C-terminal-related transcriptional regulator produces the protein MDDLEDRADVAWWRGDVDEASALLERAYRNHLDDGRPRPAAMAAIRSAVNAFLRGDGVVGSGWLGRAQRLLRDEPEQVEHGYLLYFELEGTLAGGDQAAVVATAGRVRDIGRRHADPNLVAAGDLFEGRALVRQGRVAEGMALLDEAMLAVLSGELRPEYAGNVYCHLMAAFHELADVRRAAEWTEATSRWLAGLPAAVLFTGICRVHRSQVMARRGAWAQAEQEAALVCLELADLHVAGAAEGHYQLGELHRLRGDLAGAEAAYRRAHGLGRDPQPGLALLRLAQGRASTAAASIRAALTAVTSDRLARAQLCAAQVEIALAAGDAGTAARACDELTRTASTYGSSGLEAAALQARGALLLAEGRAEAALPTLRAACRRWRELDAPYDAARVRLLLVVAYRALDDGDAAARELDAAAAVFDQLGATLDAARVAALRGRPALPGGLSAREAEVLALVAAGRTNREIAATLVLSPKTVARHLSNIFAKLGVSSRTQAAAFAYEHGLATPERG
- a CDS encoding zinc-binding dehydrogenase, with product MRAVTISDGRLVVAERPDPEPGRGELLVRVAAAGLNGADLQQARGRYPAPPGSPADIPGLELAGEVAAIGPDVFRFIAGDRVMAVVGGGGQAELAVIHERVAIPVPDGLGWPEAGGFPEVVTTAHDALFTQCGLGLGDRLLVHGAAGGVGTAAVQLAAAAGAEVVASVRNPGHHQAVADLGAAVVAEPAQAFGHGPFDVILELVGAPNVPGDVDALATGGRLMVIGFGAGATAEIDLRKLWARQARVLASNLRLRPLELKADAARRVEHQTLPLVAGGRLRIPVAATFPLDAAQEAYDRFAAGGKLGKLVLVT